In SAR324 cluster bacterium, the following are encoded in one genomic region:
- the hflX gene encoding GTPase HflX, with amino-acid sequence MHETLFFRNYPNVLLLSLHLPEKSRLDIDHSLQELQALSYSLGAVVRDALVQQRDQPHPAFFFGKGKLGQIKDLIHKHSISFLITDGQLSPKQAQNLEKSLHKPVLDRTQLILEIFGRNARTREAKLQIELAQSEYLLPRLLGMWKHLDRERGGIGVSRGTGEKQIEKDRQILRRKIAHLKEDLQRVDRERNNQKKRRSSCLQVSLVGYTNAGKSTIMNALTNADLLIENKLFATLDSTTRLLEEESRPKILLSDTVGFIRNLPHELVASFHSTLETIRDADLLLHVVEVGTEPEEHIKTTLAVLDEIQAVGIPKILVFNKTDQLDLLEQAILRRSYPEAVFISAAKGEVTELQEAIVNFFEKRMETVQVLLDYQHIRRLAEIYEWSRVNKIDYREEGIFLELTSIPSNLKHLRHHLPEAQFEQIEMTLPN; translated from the coding sequence ATGCACGAGACTCTTTTTTTCCGTAATTATCCGAATGTCCTTTTACTTTCCCTGCATTTACCAGAAAAATCACGTCTAGACATTGATCATTCCCTGCAGGAACTCCAAGCACTCTCTTACTCCCTTGGAGCAGTGGTTCGCGATGCGTTAGTTCAACAAAGAGATCAGCCCCATCCAGCTTTCTTTTTTGGAAAAGGAAAACTGGGGCAGATCAAAGACCTCATCCACAAACACAGTATTTCATTTTTGATCACTGATGGTCAACTCAGCCCCAAACAAGCACAAAATCTAGAGAAATCTTTGCATAAGCCGGTGTTGGATAGAACTCAATTGATCTTAGAAATCTTTGGAAGAAATGCCCGTACAAGAGAGGCTAAACTTCAAATAGAACTGGCACAATCAGAGTACCTACTTCCCCGTTTGTTAGGGATGTGGAAACATTTAGACCGCGAGAGAGGTGGGATTGGTGTTTCCAGAGGAACTGGTGAAAAACAAATTGAGAAAGACAGACAAATTTTACGTCGCAAAATTGCTCATCTTAAAGAAGATCTCCAAAGAGTCGATCGTGAAAGGAACAATCAAAAAAAGCGCCGGAGTTCATGCTTACAAGTCAGCCTAGTCGGCTACACAAACGCTGGAAAATCAACGATCATGAATGCATTAACCAATGCAGATTTGCTCATTGAAAATAAGCTCTTTGCAACCTTGGATTCAACTACGAGATTGTTAGAAGAAGAGAGCAGGCCGAAAATCCTACTATCAGACACCGTTGGTTTCATTCGAAATCTGCCTCATGAATTAGTGGCATCATTCCATTCCACGCTCGAAACGATCCGTGATGCTGACCTGTTACTTCATGTTGTTGAAGTTGGAACCGAACCTGAAGAACACATCAAGACTACATTAGCTGTGCTTGACGAAATTCAAGCTGTAGGAATTCCAAAAATCTTAGTTTTCAACAAAACAGATCAACTCGATCTTTTGGAACAAGCTATTTTGAGAAGAAGTTATCCGGAAGCGGTTTTTATATCGGCCGCCAAGGGAGAGGTTACAGAACTTCAAGAGGCGATTGTCAATTTTTTTGAAAAAAGAATGGAAACTGTTCAAGTTCTGCTAGATTATCAGCACATTCGCCGCTTAGCGGAAATTTATGAATGGAGTCGGGTCAATAAAATAGACTACCGTGAAGAAGGAATTTTCCTAGAATTAACTTCTATCCCAAGTAATTTAAAACACCTCCGCCATCACCTCCCAGAAGCACAATTTGAACAGATTGAAATGACGCTGCCCAATTGA
- the aspS gene encoding aspartate--tRNA ligase, whose product MEWRRSNLCGTLRAENLGETVTLMGWCQTRRDHGGVIFVDLRDYTGICQVVFRKEASAEAHERADSIRSEFVIAVRGKVENRIDGNLNPKLPTGEIEIIVHELNILSESQTPPYVLDEREQVEERLRLQYRYLDLRHPTMQKNLILRSKAMHQTRNFLADQGFFEIETPMLTKSTPEGARDYLVPSRVHPGSFYALPQSPQIFKQLVMVSGYDRYMQIARCFRDEDLRGNRQPEFTQLDLEMSFIQPADIYNLVEGLLSSLFETLLDVKISTPFERMPYQTAMQDYGVDAPDLRFDLKLIDISDIAGQCGLKVFSEAIERGGIAKAINVKRGSEFSRKELDELTEFVKIYGAKGMAWVKINEEGWQSPIAKFFTVEDQRAIEKRLDVEVGDLILFGADNKNIVNDALGNLRKEVARRRKLIPKNTYKFVWITDFPLLEYSVSDKRYHAVHHPFTMPNLEDLQKYGETEPQHIRSVAYDVVLNGVELGGGSIRIHRQDIQQQVFKWLELSDEEIEEKFGFLLQALSFGAPPHGGIALGFDRLMMFLLDTDSIRDVVAFPKTQRASCLMMEAPSKVSVSALEELHLRVRQLPKFE is encoded by the coding sequence ATGGAATGGAGAAGATCTAACCTGTGTGGAACCCTACGAGCTGAAAATCTTGGAGAAACAGTGACTTTGATGGGTTGGTGCCAAACACGAAGAGACCACGGAGGGGTGATCTTTGTTGATTTGAGAGATTATACCGGAATATGTCAGGTCGTTTTTCGTAAAGAAGCTAGTGCAGAAGCGCATGAAAGAGCTGATTCAATACGCTCCGAGTTTGTGATTGCGGTTCGAGGAAAAGTTGAGAATAGAATAGATGGAAACTTAAACCCTAAACTACCTACCGGTGAAATTGAGATCATTGTTCATGAACTCAATATCTTGAGTGAATCTCAAACTCCACCATATGTCCTTGATGAAAGAGAACAAGTCGAGGAACGCCTACGTTTACAATATCGCTATCTGGACTTGAGACATCCGACGATGCAAAAGAATTTGATATTACGGTCCAAAGCGATGCACCAGACTAGAAATTTTCTTGCCGATCAGGGTTTCTTCGAAATTGAGACACCAATGCTGACCAAGTCAACACCAGAAGGTGCTAGAGATTATTTGGTCCCATCTCGTGTACATCCTGGAAGTTTCTATGCTCTTCCACAATCTCCCCAGATTTTTAAGCAACTCGTGATGGTCTCAGGTTATGATCGATACATGCAGATTGCTCGTTGTTTTAGAGATGAAGACCTAAGGGGGAACCGCCAGCCAGAATTTACCCAATTAGATTTGGAAATGAGCTTCATCCAACCTGCAGATATTTACAATTTGGTTGAAGGCTTACTGAGTTCACTATTTGAAACATTGCTTGATGTCAAAATCTCTACTCCCTTTGAAAGAATGCCCTATCAAACTGCGATGCAGGACTATGGAGTTGATGCCCCAGATTTGCGATTTGACTTAAAGTTAATTGATATTAGTGACATTGCGGGTCAATGTGGTCTCAAAGTTTTTTCAGAGGCCATTGAACGGGGTGGAATCGCCAAGGCTATCAATGTTAAACGAGGCTCAGAGTTTTCTCGGAAGGAACTCGATGAATTGACTGAATTTGTCAAAATCTATGGTGCCAAAGGGATGGCCTGGGTTAAAATAAACGAAGAAGGTTGGCAATCACCTATCGCGAAATTTTTCACTGTGGAAGATCAGCGCGCTATCGAAAAGCGATTGGATGTGGAGGTGGGGGATCTAATTCTTTTTGGAGCTGACAACAAAAATATAGTCAATGATGCACTTGGCAATTTGCGCAAAGAAGTGGCCCGACGCAGAAAACTGATCCCTAAAAATACATATAAGTTCGTTTGGATTACAGATTTTCCCCTATTGGAATATTCAGTATCTGATAAACGATATCATGCTGTTCATCACCCCTTCACAATGCCCAATTTAGAGGATTTGCAGAAGTACGGAGAGACTGAGCCTCAGCATATCCGTTCGGTAGCCTATGATGTGGTACTGAATGGGGTTGAGCTTGGTGGTGGTAGTATCCGGATACATCGGCAAGATATACAGCAACAGGTGTTTAAGTGGTTGGAGCTAAGTGACGAAGAGATTGAAGAGAAGTTTGGGTTCTTGCTCCAAGCTCTTTCTTTTGGTGCTCCCCCTCATGGAGGTATTGCCTTGGGGTTTGATCGATTGATGATGTTTCTACTGGATACTGATTCTATCAGGGATGTTGTGGCCTTCCCGAAAACTCAGCGTGCATCTTGTCTGATGATGGAAGCGCCATCTAAGGTATCTGTCAGCGCTCTTGAAGAGCTGCATCTCCGGGTTCGGCAGTTACCTAAATTCGAATGA